The Gadus morhua chromosome 16, gadMor3.0, whole genome shotgun sequence DNA window aaatatgGTAAAACAGGTTTATGATTATGGTATGTTCAAATCGAAAAAGGAACCTCAAGCACACCTCCTCTGCAGGCTTGGATGATGATGACTTTGGGTTTGTTGAGCAGTTTTGGACAACGAATCGTATCCAAGTGTTTGTAGATATTGTCAATGGGGAACTGGTCGGGGACTCCATCGCAGTGATGGACGCCTAAAATGGCTCCCTTCACCCCATGGGACATGATGACCACAAAGACAGAGTCTGTCGCGGCCAGACGGGGGTCTTTAGAAAACCTTTCGACGGCCTCGTCCATCTCCTGTGCGAGAACATGAATCAGTCAACAACACTCATCGCAGGACCACAGATCACATGATACCTCATGTGTGAGTGAGGCCCAACGTACCACTCCGCTGAGGTCTCTGTGACGCTCCACGTTGTATCCCAGTGAGATCAGCAGTTTGCTCATATCCTCCTCATCTTTCTCAGCACCATGCCGATGTTTCCCATTGTCAAAGTGCACATTGGTGATCAGCAGAGCCATGCGCGTCCTGTCGGCTGGGGCCATGACGGCGTATATCTGACCACATCATTCAATAGAAGAAAGGAAACAGATGCTTGACATAGGCTATGACTGACACAGCATGCATTATCTTATCTGATCGTTTCATGCCTTGATAGTTCACGTAAAATAATATGAGCCTATGCCGATCAGAACAACCCACCAGATAACCATTTATGTTTGGCTAAAACACATGCATGAGGTCAATGTTAGAGGAATAACAAGATATGAATGAGGAGCAGCAACATGACGACGCAGCCTTTAAAGGGAAGAGGAAGGACTAACGTTATCTCTCTCCTTCAGCTTCTCTGTCTTGAACTGCTCAGAGCTGAGGATGAGTTCAGAGGTACTGCCCTTCGTCTCTGTTGGGGAAACTCCCAGGGACAGAAAATAAAGATCACTCGTACAATTGCTGCAGTGTTTTACTTGACATATTTGATCCGAATAACTGCATGCAAGTGCTTTAACCTCCTGAGATCCAGCCAAATGGTTTCCTGCTCGCATgttaatgaaagaaaaaacatcagagatttataaaatgttttatttctatattttatttcatgtctCTTATCAAGGACATTTGAACTCACATTACAGGGGAATATATATGTCTCACAACTAACGTTTGAAATAAAACCAATTTAGTGAATACAATGTTGTGAATTAATAGCATTTAAAAATTCTTTCGTCATTCCTCAAGACTGAAGCCACCATTTATTCTCCTCAGGTCAGATCTGTATGAGGTGCAGATATATTCAATTCAGCAGTCAATTCTGAAACAGTCGATTCATTGCAACGTTACCATAACACCAAAGACTTCCCCCAAAATGTATTCGTCAaactacaatttaaaaaaaacattgcactgcTGCTGTGGTGTTCGggtatttaaattataattatttcccACTTTCAAACAAAGTAGGGAGAATGGCTTTGGATATGCACTCTAAACAAATGTCCTGAAACGACAATAACTAATGGTTGGATCCCAGGAGATGAAAGGATGAAGAAGCAGTTGCTCTGGTTCGTGTTAGGCCTTTATCAAAATAAAGTGGGCAGGGCTTATTGAGAAAAGACATTCCTAGTTACAACTCACCCACACGATCAGTAGGGCTGGGAGGAAGGATCAGACCCAGAGTGAGGTATAGTTCCCGGTCCCTCTCCAACATACACTCAATCATCGCCAgacttgctctctcccctttccccatCACCATGTCGATCAGACACCGAGCCCTGTCCGCTCTGCTCGTATGGTCCTCCAACACAGTATCCTTGTCTTCGGTACTCAACATTTTGCGCTGCCAAAGGTCATCCAGCAGACCTTTCAAAGCTGGGAGTCCGACTTTCCCCACAAATCCCGTACGGATCCTTCTTAGGTCTGAAAAATAATGCAAAAGGCGATATAAAATGTACAATGCTGTAGTCAATATCAATTCGTCTTTGGCCTGTTTTGAAAACAAATAGCCTAGTCCTATAGCCTAAATACAAAGATCAAAATGAACGACTCCGTTGGTCGTGAGTGTGTAGGCCTCCTTTGGTGATCTGGGGTCTTGGTCGGGCCAAAGACGCTGACAACTTGGTTCAGGTTCCTCGTTTTCTCACATGAGCCTGCTCTCTTCTtactctcctgtctcctctactTCTTATTAAAGGCCTACTGCAGTGTTTGATATCGAGCCTACTGCTTGAAGTGAAATAAAGTATAAAGAAACTGCTCCCGCTGCGTCCACCTGTCGAGCAGCAGAAGAAACGGAACCTGATCGCCCAAATCTCTCAAGTTCAAATACATTGCCGAATTTGAACCCCTATCATATATGGCAACCACGGTAACCTACAGCAAAGtgtgcaacataaaaaaaaacatgaataatcAATAGATGGTATGTAAAACACGGCCTACCTTCCATCGCTTACGTGGCTTCTCCCCTCTTCGATTTAACTTTCGTTTTGAAGCTTCCTCATTCTGGACGATAAGTGAGATCAGGATTCTTGGAAACCACGCCTATTGTTTCACTTAGAAGCCCGCCAAGCAGCAAACCGACCAATCACCACCCCTCACCTCTTCTGGAGGAGGAGTCCTATCCTTCTTTATTAGGTCCATGGTCCGAGCGGagcgacacagacagacatttatCTATTCAGGGGAGGCCGTTGACCGCAGGCTCCGTTTTTCAATGACACCCTGATTACCacatacaaataatacaaataaatacaaatgtacaataGATATAAACAGTCGGTCAAACAACCAGAATgacattttaataaatataaataatgcaaTGGGACAATTAAGATGGctatttaaaacacaaacaatcctTATGTAACGCGACTACATTCATGCCCTTAAGGTCATCGTTGGgggaatattattattactggaTTAAGTGCAAACCCATGTTTTGTGTCAGCAGATTGACTAGGCCTGTTGATATGCAGGAATGCAGGACTGCATATCAAACCCTCGCAGACCTCGTGGTAAAGAGAGTTAGTtattatgtaggcctacgtaaTCTTTTTGATAGGCCTATGTATAGGCCTAAAAAGGCAGAATACGATATATAGCCCTATTAGCAACATCATTCATtttttaaagtaggcctattgtagTTTGGTGTTGATAGGCCAAAGGACGACCAGGAGTTGGTGTCGTTGTTGTCATTGCATTTACAATGAATTTAGTGTAAAAAATTATAGGCTACGATACatacaaataatattaaaaaggGGCTACTTATCGCGATTGCGCTCATGTCTGAAACCTCTTCGATCCTCTTCGATTTCCAAGGGGATAAGGCCTTGATAAGCCGGCTGGCAGTTGGATACCTCACTCTGAACTCAAGATGTCTCAACGAACAGAGAAACCCCATCAATTCGATCAGCAAATACGTTCCGAGTCATTTTTACATTGAGCATGGTGAggttttatgtgtttttattggtaTGCATGTCATGTGTGAGGCAGCATGATATTCATTTCTGGCTTTAGTCTTCAATTCAACGCAGACATAAAAAGCCAAATTGCACAAATGTTAGCCTAGGCCTATCTATTCCACAATTActaataataactaataataacacTGTTTCTGACAACGTTATAATAAGGCGACAATATTGAactaataaatgaaaataagaAACACTTTACGTGCAGTAATTGTAGACAACACTGgaggaaaaaactgttttccaAACATTTTGACGATAACTTTGTCAAAGATCCAGGTCATATGGACATCGTGTTGTGACCCATTTTCGACCGACTCCAATCTGGCTgaatgttaaataaaaatacCTATAGGCTATTAtacgttatttatttatattgtaggCTATCAATTCcaaacaaatttaaaaaaaaaaaaaaactggccGCAGGACAGCATTCTGAACGGCAGGTCAGGACGGGACCCGTTTTCCATAAACTCCATTTTGGCAGGTTGTTGAATAAGAATTACTAGATATTGTaacgtaggcctacatacacCGGAAAGACCAAAGCAGACATGTACATCATGCGGAGGCTGCGATCACCTGGAAAAACCTGTGGATGTTCTACCGTCTGTGGCAGCCCGCGTTCTTTCCACTCGTAGCCTACAATTGCTGCAGTGTTTTACTTGACAAATTTGATCCGAAAAACTGCATGCAAGTCACCTTTATACGATGCTTTAACCTCCTGAGATCCAGCCAAAAGGCTTCCTGCTAGAATgttaatgaaagaaaaaacatcaGAGATTTATAAGAtgttttatttctatattttattTCGATGACATTTGAACTCACATTTCAGGGGAATATATGTGTCTCACAACTGACGTTTGAAATAAAACCAATGCAGTGAATACAATGTTGTGAATTAATAGCGTTTAAAAATTCTTTCTTCATTCCTCAAGACTGAAGCCATCATTTATTCTCCTCAGGTCAGATCTGTTTGAGGTGCAGATATATTCAATTCAGCAGTCAATTCTGAAACAGTCGATTCATTGCAACGTTACTATAACACCAAAGACTTCCTCCAAAAAATGTATTCGTCAAActacaattttaaaaaaaacattacactGCTGCTTTGATGTTCGGGTATTTAAATTAAAATTATTTCCCACTTTCAAACATAGAGGGAGAATGGCTTAGGATATGCAGCCTAAACAAATGTCCTGAAACGACAATAACTATTGGTTGGATCCCAGGAGATGAAAGGATGAAGAAGCCATTGCTCTGGTTCGTGTTAGGCCTTTATCAAAATAAAGTGGGCAGGGCTTATTGAGAAAACCCATTCCTAGTTACAACTCACCCACACGATCAGTAGGGCTGGGAGGAAGGATCAGACCCAGAGTGAGGTATAGTTCCCGGTCCCTCTCCAACATACACTCAATCATCGCCtgacttgctctctcccctttcgCGATCACCATGTCGATCAGACACCGAGCCCGGTCCGTTCTGATCGTCTGGTCCTCCAACACAGTATCCTTGTCTTCGGTACTCAACATTTTGCGCTGCCAAAGGTCATCCAGCAGACATTTCAAAGCTGGGAGTCCGACTCTCTTCACAAATCCCTTACGGATCCTTTTTAGGTCTGAAAAAGAATGCAAAAGGCAATATAAAATGTACAATGCTGTAGTCAATATCAATTCGTCTTTGGCCTGTTTTAAAAACAAATAGCCTAGGCCTAGGCCCAAATACAAAGATCAAAATGAACGACTCCGTTGGTCGTGAGTGTGTTGGCTTCCTGTGGTGAACTGGGGTCTTGGTCGGGCCAAAGACGCTGATAACTTGGTTCAGGTTCCTTGTTTTCTTACATGAGCCTGCTCTCTTTtactctcctgtctcctctactTCTTATTAAAGGCCTACTGCCATAGACGTCGGAACTAGGGGTGCGGGGGGTGCGGCCGCACCCCCTCccatccgcccccccccccccccccatcagcctccCTACCCACAGCAttatgcataaaaaataaaaataaagaatctGAATTTAAACTGAATTTGTCTGACTTACTACATTTATCTCATAATGCACAGATCATGTGACATGCGCAACCAGGCTGCGCTGACAGCTCAGTGTGACGTAGGCTAAAATAAACAAAGTCTTTTGTTTCGCGGGCATTGTTGTTTTGATATGATCGCGCGCATTGTTGTTAGCTTACAAGACATGTTCAATGAATCAGCAATGTCTCAGAAAATAATTTCagagttttttttaaaaccgGCGCCGCCTGACCCAGCTAAACGTCCGAGACAGACACCTGAACCCTGTGTGCCAGCAACCGGACAGCAGCAGGCAGCCGAAAGACCCGCCggtcctcatcctccctccccagtGCTACCCGGTGCTAGCCAAGAGGCAATATCATTCAAACCACCACAGGATTACAATTTTCCTGGCAGGAAGTTCAGCGGTGAGAACTTCAGTCGTTCCTGCAAGGCCGCCTGGTTCAGAGAGTGGCAGTGGCTGGAGTACATAGCGGGCAGTGAAggcattgtgtgtggtgtgtgcaggTCAGCTGTCAAAAGCAAGTTGGTCGGGTCAGACACCGACAGTCTGTTTTTGAAAGATAGGGTTATATCTGTCGCGGCATCCGAGcgctctttctctgccttgcgcAGATTGAAAACATGGCTGCGCAATACCATGAAGCAGGAAAGACTTACGCATTTGGCCATTATGAATGCGCATAGTGACCTCATTGATGAATGCGATGTTTCGGCCCTGCTTGAAGAATTCATCAGCAGGTCAACTGAGAGAAGGTCCACTTTTGGAAAAGTGTGAAAGCCCTTTGGAGCGCAAACTGTTCTTTTTCTGAATGCTGTTTTTATAGCCTAGTgttatgtgttttaataaaggcttgagttattcattcatttattttgtttcattttcttaACAATTAAGATGCTGCATTATAGTTCGTTAACCAttgataggcctactgtaagTGTGCGTCTCTCCCCGACCCTCCCAAAAAAAATCCCGCCCCCCCTCTCAGAAAATAGTTCCGACGTGCCTGCCTACTGCAGTGTTTGATATCGAGCCTACTGCTTGAAGTGAAATAAAGTATAAAGAAACTGCTCCCGCTGCGTCCACCTGTCGAGCAGCAGAAGAAACGGAACCTGATCGCCCAAATCCCTCAAGTTCAAATACATTGCCGAATTTGAACCCCTATCATATAT harbors:
- the LOC115561048 gene encoding caspase-1, whose translation is MEDLKRIRSGFVGKVGLPALKGLLDDLWQHKVLSTDDKDTVLEDHTSRTDRARCLIDMVMAKGERASLAMIDCMLERDRELYLTLGLILPPSPTDRVDLTSMEDLKRIRKGFVKRVGLPALKCLLDDLWQRKMLSTEDKDTVLEDQTIRTDRARCLIDMVIAKGERASQAMIECMLERDRELYLTLGLILPPSPTDRVGSLLAGSQEVKASYKGVSPTETKGSTSELILSSEQFKTEKLKERDNIYAVMAPADRTRMALLITNVHFDNGKHRHGAEKDEEDMSKLLISLGYNVERHRDLSGVEMDEAVERFSKDPRLAATDSVFVVIMSHGVKGAILGVHHCDGVPDQFPIDNIYKHLDTIRCPKLLNKPKVIIIQACRGVDDGSAIVCDGPGSFPEQAPVVQVDAALPPHLADEVDADIEEDAIHRVHKEKDMVSLLSCTADTVSYRHKSQGSFLIQHLVEIFKRHAHEDHIDELFRKVLKRFEDEPPSASVRQMAVRDRCTLTKHFYLFPRPKNQAPQ